A part of Prolixibacteraceae bacterium genomic DNA contains:
- a CDS encoding sulfite exporter TauE/SafE family protein: MENILNPLNTSWTIWALTALCAFITGLSKSGLKGFAMVTIPILAFLYGAKVSVAILMPFLIFGDLFAIISYRQKVPWHYIKNFFPWAILGIILAAIFGNHINDIQFKYTMGIAVLVCLCLVLWKELRPQSKLELNKGIFSYAVGIAGGFATMIGNAAGPIFNLYLITLKLPKRTFVFTGACFYLTLNTLKIPLHVFYWHTLSWDTLKLNFVLLPFLLIGGFTGKYIIKFIPEKVYRTFILVVTFISAIMLFL; encoded by the coding sequence ATGGAAAATATATTGAACCCTCTTAACACATCGTGGACTATATGGGCACTTACGGCTTTATGTGCTTTTATCACAGGTTTAAGCAAAAGTGGATTGAAAGGATTTGCAATGGTCACCATTCCAATTCTAGCATTTCTTTATGGAGCCAAAGTCTCAGTGGCAATCTTAATGCCATTTCTCATCTTTGGAGATCTATTTGCAATCATTTCATACCGACAAAAAGTCCCTTGGCACTATATTAAGAACTTCTTCCCTTGGGCTATACTAGGAATCATTCTAGCAGCAATTTTTGGCAACCATATTAATGACATCCAGTTTAAATATACCATGGGGATTGCTGTATTAGTTTGTCTATGTCTTGTTTTATGGAAAGAGCTTCGACCACAAAGTAAATTAGAGCTCAACAAAGGGATCTTTTCTTATGCAGTTGGGATTGCAGGAGGTTTTGCAACAATGATAGGCAATGCCGCTGGTCCTATTTTCAACCTCTACCTAATTACGCTAAAGCTTCCCAAAAGAACTTTTGTATTTACAGGAGCATGCTTCTATCTCACATTAAATACTCTCAAAATCCCACTCCATGTATTTTACTGGCATACTTTATCTTGGGATACACTAAAATTAAACTTTGTATTGCTTCCATTCCTCTTGATAGGTGGTTTTACCGGGAAATATATTATTAAATTCATCCCAGAGAAAGTATACAGAACATTTATTCTTGTTGTAACATTTATCTCTGCAATTATGCTATTCTTATAA